In a single window of the Niabella ginsenosidivorans genome:
- a CDS encoding SusC/RagA family TonB-linked outer membrane protein, whose product MKLVIAMLTLFCVQAAAKGFSQNKVTISANKTAIREIFKSIEKQTDYRFLYHESNRLNNVKVSLDVKDMEVPELLEQLLKNTAYSYRITTGKLILLSSGAAIFEKITGVVKDSAGNVLPGVSVGIRGKPIGTTTDGNGVFSISADPEDYLVFSRVGMVSLEIAVGNQKEFRITMYYEEAKSEDDIVVVAYGKQRKATLTGSVATITTKEIKQSPAANLAVALTGRLPGLIAQQRSGEPGRDETLLFMRGRGTLNGQAPLIMVDGVERELNSIDPNEVETVTILKDASATALYGVRGANGVILVTTKRGTELVPTIGLNVESGRQTFTRWPTTMSSYDWAQLKNQAWHNDNPNPGPNDSPPYSDYALERFQKQDWPEAYPNNNWVDKLLYKWVPQTRYNLTLNGKGSNVGYFVNIGYLDQGGQFKVDPEPKSWDPAAYMKRYNFRSNIDAVLNKSKTLKTFLNAAGWLEKVNGPYVDGRFTSNSQIAPEIIHRTLQLWPVTMPGPLTPGGEVLIGSGSYQESPWAEINRTGYRRETRSSVTATWGMEQDFSALITKGLSAKVMASFDTRSMHYLNGAMQHQYWEQVIDPNLKGSSGFDSVYYRRIRSDFDNTPISTSISASFQSFFDMQLHINYNRSFGKHNVGALILGQQQGMIKPSDPLPFNVRGLASRLSYGYDNRYMVEFNAGYNGSEQFAKGRRYGFFPSYSGAWNISNEAFFQGLKATVNTFKLRASYGKVGNDKIGDTRFLYLDNVSRGGGGPIPGVAQNNSTINETFFGNPNVSWETARKLNLGLDISLFRSLDIVFDVFNEHRDNILIYRQTIPTLIGVSNSSIAPYNMGKINNKGWELEMTYNKSINRDLNLVSKFNIAYNDNKIIFRDELRMDSSYAYPYRETGYSIGQQWGYKVLGYYNSQEEIDQAGIVYGEGKAFRPGDFKYADLNGDGIINNKDVMPLGYSNVPKLSWGWATSINYKIFDISFLLQGVSKVSGVIGGDGPWEWYDFRKYHQQAWTPERAASGEKILYPALSLNVSASNTTNSFFIQDRSFVRLKNVEIGVSLPSSWVSKISARQVRLYMNGLNLFTWDKQKIKDWDPELLSNTTYPVLKIINFGLNVTF is encoded by the coding sequence ATGAAGTTGGTTATTGCGATGTTAACCCTGTTTTGTGTACAGGCTGCCGCTAAAGGTTTTTCGCAGAATAAAGTGACCATCTCTGCCAACAAAACGGCTATCCGTGAAATATTTAAATCTATTGAAAAACAAACGGATTACCGGTTTCTTTATCATGAAAGCAACCGGCTGAACAATGTTAAGGTAAGCCTTGATGTAAAAGATATGGAGGTTCCGGAGCTGCTGGAGCAGTTGCTTAAGAATACAGCGTACAGTTACCGCATTACAACGGGTAAATTAATATTGTTAAGCAGTGGAGCAGCTATTTTTGAAAAAATCACCGGCGTTGTTAAGGACAGTGCAGGAAATGTATTGCCAGGCGTATCGGTGGGTATAAGAGGCAAGCCGATCGGTACCACAACAGATGGCAACGGGGTGTTTAGCATCAGCGCAGATCCTGAAGATTACCTGGTGTTTTCGAGGGTCGGAATGGTATCCCTGGAAATTGCTGTGGGCAACCAGAAGGAATTCCGGATTACGATGTACTATGAGGAAGCAAAATCAGAAGATGATATAGTGGTGGTTGCTTATGGAAAACAACGCAAGGCAACACTTACCGGCTCAGTTGCAACCATCACTACAAAAGAAATAAAGCAAAGCCCTGCGGCAAACCTTGCAGTAGCGCTAACCGGCCGTTTACCGGGTTTGATCGCCCAACAAAGAAGCGGAGAGCCGGGGCGCGATGAAACCTTGCTTTTTATGCGGGGCAGAGGAACGCTAAATGGTCAGGCGCCACTAATTATGGTAGACGGAGTGGAGCGCGAACTCAATTCCATAGATCCTAATGAAGTGGAAACGGTGACCATTTTGAAAGATGCTTCCGCTACAGCTTTATATGGCGTACGCGGTGCAAACGGGGTGATCCTGGTTACTACAAAAAGAGGCACAGAATTGGTGCCTACTATAGGACTTAATGTGGAAAGCGGGCGGCAGACCTTTACGAGGTGGCCGACAACGATGAGCTCCTATGACTGGGCGCAGCTGAAAAACCAGGCATGGCATAATGACAATCCCAATCCCGGGCCTAATGATTCTCCGCCCTATTCCGACTATGCACTGGAGCGTTTTCAGAAGCAGGATTGGCCGGAGGCTTATCCCAACAATAACTGGGTCGATAAACTTTTGTATAAATGGGTACCGCAAACCCGCTATAATCTTACACTCAATGGAAAGGGATCAAACGTAGGATACTTCGTAAACATTGGCTATTTAGACCAGGGTGGACAATTTAAGGTGGACCCGGAACCTAAGAGCTGGGATCCCGCAGCGTATATGAAGCGTTATAATTTCCGCTCTAATATTGATGCGGTTTTAAATAAATCAAAAACCCTGAAGACGTTTTTAAACGCTGCCGGCTGGCTGGAAAAGGTGAACGGGCCTTATGTTGATGGGCGGTTCACTTCAAATTCTCAAATTGCTCCTGAAATCATACATAGAACCCTGCAGCTTTGGCCGGTTACCATGCCCGGGCCATTAACGCCGGGAGGAGAGGTATTGATTGGTAGCGGAAGTTATCAGGAATCCCCCTGGGCTGAGATTAACCGGACCGGCTATCGTAGGGAAACGCGCAGCAGCGTTACGGCTACCTGGGGTATGGAGCAGGACTTTAGTGCACTTATAACCAAGGGGCTTTCTGCGAAAGTAATGGCTTCTTTTGATACGCGGTCCATGCATTACCTCAATGGTGCCATGCAGCATCAGTACTGGGAGCAGGTAATTGATCCCAATCTGAAAGGCAGCAGCGGGTTCGATAGTGTGTATTACCGGAGGATCCGGTCCGATTTTGACAATACGCCTATTTCAACCAGTATCAGTGCCAGTTTTCAATCATTCTTCGATATGCAGCTGCACATAAATTATAACAGGTCTTTTGGCAAACATAATGTAGGGGCGCTTATTTTAGGGCAGCAGCAGGGGATGATCAAACCTTCTGACCCCCTGCCTTTTAATGTAAGAGGGTTGGCATCAAGATTGAGTTATGGCTATGACAATCGTTATATGGTAGAATTTAATGCCGGATATAACGGTTCAGAGCAATTTGCAAAGGGCCGCCGCTATGGTTTTTTCCCTTCTTACTCCGGGGCCTGGAACATTTCTAATGAAGCATTCTTTCAGGGCCTGAAGGCCACTGTGAATACTTTTAAACTAAGGGCTTCGTACGGTAAGGTAGGAAACGACAAAATTGGCGACACCCGTTTTTTGTACCTGGATAATGTATCCAGGGGCGGTGGTGGGCCTATACCCGGCGTTGCCCAGAATAACAGTACGATCAATGAAACGTTTTTCGGTAACCCGAACGTATCCTGGGAAACAGCCCGGAAATTAAACCTGGGGCTGGATATAAGCTTGTTCCGCTCTCTGGATATTGTTTTTGATGTTTTCAATGAACATAGAGATAATATCCTTATCTACAGGCAGACAATACCCACGTTAATTGGTGTTTCAAATTCTTCTATTGCGCCGTATAATATGGGAAAGATCAATAATAAAGGATGGGAACTGGAAATGACCTATAACAAATCTATTAACAGGGACCTGAATCTGGTCAGTAAATTCAATATTGCCTATAATGATAATAAAATAATATTCAGGGACGAGTTACGGATGGACTCTTCTTACGCTTATCCTTACAGGGAAACAGGGTATTCTATCGGGCAGCAATGGGGCTACAAGGTGCTGGGCTATTATAATAGCCAGGAGGAGATTGACCAGGCAGGCATTGTGTATGGTGAAGGAAAGGCATTCCGTCCCGGCGATTTTAAATATGCAGATCTGAACGGCGATGGAATCATTAATAACAAAGATGTAATGCCCCTTGGATACTCCAATGTACCCAAACTTAGCTGGGGATGGGCAACCAGTATCAATTATAAGATCTTTGATATATCTTTTTTATTGCAGGGCGTAAGCAAGGTTTCAGGGGTTATTGGAGGCGACGGGCCCTGGGAATGGTATGATTTCCGTAAGTACCATCAGCAGGCATGGACGCCGGAACGCGCAGCTTCCGGAGAAAAAATCCTGTATCCTGCATTATCCTTAAATGTTTCCGCAAGTAATACTACCAATTCGTTTTTCATCCAGGACCGGTCTTTTGTACGGCTCAAAAATGTGGAAATTGGTGTATCGCTGCCCTCCAGTTGGGTATCTAAGATCAGCGCCCGCCAGGTACGTCTTTATATGAATGGCTTGAATTTATTTACCTGGGATAAACAAAAGATCAAGGATTGGGACCCCGAGCTGTTGAGCAACACGACCTATCCGGTACTTAAAATTATCAATTTTGGTTTGAATGTTACTTTTTGA
- a CDS encoding RNA polymerase sigma-70 factor, translating to MLSDFEIRINMERVALFEKQDAFELLFKHFYERLKRFALSIVKTNEAAEDVVAEVFLVLWNNRARLLDIKNLNSYLYIITKNLSIRELSKTRSIRFFSVNDMELQLIPAVEKNPEESLLNNEMIRQYEKAVEQLPPRCKLIYLLVKQEQLRYKEIASILNISVKTIDAQMAIATRRITKAVRFEMIG from the coding sequence ATGCTTTCTGATTTTGAGATAAGAATCAACATGGAGCGCGTGGCTCTTTTTGAAAAGCAGGATGCTTTTGAGCTGTTGTTTAAACATTTCTATGAACGTTTAAAACGTTTTGCCCTGTCTATTGTAAAAACAAATGAGGCCGCAGAGGATGTAGTGGCTGAAGTATTTCTTGTTCTCTGGAACAACCGGGCCCGCTTGCTGGATATTAAAAATCTGAACAGCTATCTGTATATCATTACAAAAAACCTGTCGATCAGGGAATTGAGCAAAACCAGGTCCATCCGTTTTTTTTCGGTAAATGATATGGAGTTGCAGTTGATTCCTGCTGTTGAAAAAAACCCGGAGGAGTCGCTGTTGAATAATGAAATGATACGGCAATATGAGAAGGCTGTCGAGCAGTTGCCGCCCCGCTGTAAATTGATCTATTTGCTTGTAAAGCAGGAGCAGCTGCGCTATAAGGAGATCGCCTCGATCCTTAATATTTCTGTCAAAACGATTGACGCCCAAATGGCTATTGCTACCCGGCGTATAACAAAAGCAGTACGCTTTGAGATGATCGGTTAA
- a CDS encoding RagB/SusD family nutrient uptake outer membrane protein translates to MKRLFILSIGIVILLGSCKKDPLDITPDGRMSLEDVFKSSDLTPAYLNSCYAWVRKYGHGYHYYTFLSSFTDDATDSQVPTDSWHQLQSWYNDAFSASNMPFMAGSATQLYNDMDLYARNWMGIRKTNVFINNVTEQNIPDPTTRARLLAEAKTLRAHYYWDLIKMFGPMPIIDKDLVGEQDFSSIKRNSFDECTQFIVKDCDEAIATASFPLRAENEPDRGRMTKAVAYAVKSMATLFNASPLWNPDNNAGKWKAAADASKEAVDALSSNGYALYPDYEKYFLTRPDKAAAPGDKETILEATDSYGYGTQTYRAFGSITYLMHMIPTFPSEKPGCAPTQELVDAYEMKDGTIPILGYNDADHSRPIINPASGYDDQNPYVNRDPRFYASIWYNGAYFGVVNGAQIYIESFVGGAHGISGIKQRSPTGYYLRKYVDPAMRNNGTSKTLFRIYRLGELYLNLAEAENEANGPTTIAYNAVNTVRARAKMPDLPAGLSKEEFRERIRRERRVETAIEEDRYYDSRRWGSDYFVNVSKIKTGMRWVKATDGSLSNTRIVVVKPKMAIPKYLLMPIPLGETIRMPGMTQNPGW, encoded by the coding sequence ATGAAAAGACTTTTTATACTTAGCATCGGCATTGTTATTCTTTTGGGATCCTGCAAGAAAGATCCGCTGGATATAACGCCCGATGGGAGAATGAGCCTGGAAGATGTTTTTAAAAGCTCCGATCTGACCCCGGCTTATTTAAATTCCTGCTACGCCTGGGTGCGCAAATACGGCCACGGCTATCATTATTATACCTTTCTCTCTTCATTTACAGATGATGCAACAGATAGCCAGGTGCCAACAGATAGCTGGCACCAGTTGCAAAGCTGGTATAATGATGCTTTCAGCGCCAGCAATATGCCCTTTATGGCGGGGAGCGCAACGCAACTTTATAATGACATGGATCTCTATGCCCGCAACTGGATGGGCATCAGGAAGACCAATGTATTTATCAACAATGTAACGGAGCAAAATATTCCAGACCCGACAACGCGCGCCCGGCTGCTGGCAGAGGCAAAAACCCTGAGGGCCCATTATTACTGGGATCTGATCAAAATGTTTGGGCCTATGCCTATTATTGATAAAGATCTTGTAGGAGAGCAGGACTTTAGCAGTATCAAAAGGAACAGTTTTGATGAATGTACACAGTTTATTGTAAAAGATTGCGATGAGGCAATTGCTACTGCATCTTTTCCATTACGTGCAGAAAATGAGCCAGACAGGGGCAGGATGACGAAGGCAGTGGCATATGCTGTAAAATCGATGGCCACCTTATTTAATGCAAGCCCTCTTTGGAATCCGGATAATAATGCCGGAAAATGGAAAGCGGCTGCTGATGCATCAAAAGAAGCAGTGGATGCGCTTAGCTCAAATGGTTATGCCCTGTATCCCGATTATGAAAAATATTTCCTGACCCGGCCGGATAAGGCCGCTGCTCCCGGCGATAAGGAAACCATCCTGGAAGCAACAGACAGCTATGGTTACGGAACCCAGACATACCGTGCCTTTGGTTCTATTACCTATCTGATGCACATGATTCCGACTTTTCCTTCCGAAAAGCCCGGCTGTGCTCCTACACAGGAACTGGTGGATGCTTACGAAATGAAAGATGGCACCATACCTATTCTGGGTTATAATGATGCCGATCACTCCAGGCCTATTATTAACCCGGCTTCCGGCTATGATGATCAAAATCCTTATGTGAACCGCGATCCTCGCTTTTATGCCTCCATCTGGTATAACGGTGCCTATTTTGGTGTAGTAAACGGCGCACAGATTTATATTGAATCTTTTGTAGGAGGTGCACATGGTATCTCAGGCATTAAGCAACGGTCGCCTACAGGTTATTACTTAAGAAAATATGTAGATCCGGCCATGCGCAATAATGGTACCAGCAAAACCCTGTTCCGGATCTACCGCCTTGGTGAGTTGTACCTGAACCTTGCCGAGGCTGAAAATGAAGCCAATGGACCCACAACTATTGCTTATAACGCCGTAAATACCGTAAGAGCACGCGCAAAAATGCCTGACCTGCCGGCAGGGTTGTCAAAGGAGGAATTCCGGGAGCGCATCAGGCGGGAACGCAGGGTAGAAACGGCCATAGAAGAAGACCGGTATTATGATTCCAGAAGATGGGGGAGCGATTATTTTGTAAATGTGTCAAAAATAAAAACCGGGATGCGCTGGGTAAAAGCGACCGATGGCTCTTTGAGCAATACGCGTATTGTGGTAGTAAAACCCAAAATGGCCATACCCAAATACCTGTTAATGCCCATACCGCTGGGAGAAACGATCCGCATGCCGGGTATGACTCAGAATCCAGGGTGGTAA
- a CDS encoding outer membrane protein assembly factor BamB family protein, which produces MIPFRKEFIRIARLLPVIVLAFCSCKNDSTDYTKWENYAGTKDGMRYSSLDQVDTANVANLQEVWRFSTHDKDTLGRSQIQCNPIVVNGILYGVSPASKLFALDAATGKPRWIFDPAGKDPDNGGQKQGSFNICRGVTYWTDGSDSRIFYNVGKKIMAIEAGTGKLIRSFGHNGWIDLSEHLGRDAGPSPYVVGTTPGIIYKELLIVGSRVSETADAAPGDIRAYDVRSGSLRWTFHTIPHPGEKGYETWPDKEAWKKLGGANCWAGMSLDEQRRIVYVPTGSIAGDFYGGIRQGTNLFANSIIALDALTGSYLWHYQTVHHDLWDRDLPANPNLVTVEVNGKKIAALAQITKQGTIFLLDRTNGKPVFEIKEMPVSTKGLPGEEPWPTQPVPTLPEPFARQYFTAADIFSTDEAGKADLAEKFGKIRYHEQFDPPSKEGSWIFPGFDGGGEWGGAAVDPESSVLYVFSSELPWSLTMTDIPVQSAPAGERLYNRYCAACHRPDLRGDGASFPSLVNIAERLTPAVIKGLIRQGRNRMPSFASLPPGEIEALVAYITHKQDKEPASDPHDRAPGDSGSILDQVPYMMTGYNQFLDKNGYPGIRPPWGTLNAVNLSTGKRLWTVPVGEYPELTRKGIPVTGTEGYGGPVVTKGGLVFIAASRDKKIRAFDKRSGKQLWQADLPAAGFATPATYMVQGVQYIVIACGGGKIGTVSGDEYVAFALKK; this is translated from the coding sequence ATGATCCCGTTTCGCAAAGAATTTATCCGTATTGCCAGGCTGCTCCCTGTTATTGTGCTGGCATTCTGTTCCTGTAAGAACGATTCAACTGATTATACAAAATGGGAAAACTATGCAGGTACCAAAGACGGCATGCGTTACAGTTCCCTGGACCAGGTGGATACCGCTAATGTGGCCAACTTGCAGGAAGTATGGCGGTTCAGTACGCATGATAAGGATACACTGGGCAGGAGCCAGATCCAATGCAACCCGATAGTGGTGAACGGGATCCTGTATGGCGTTTCACCGGCTTCAAAATTATTTGCCTTGGATGCGGCAACCGGTAAACCCCGCTGGATATTTGATCCGGCCGGAAAAGATCCGGATAACGGGGGACAAAAGCAGGGAAGCTTTAACATCTGCCGGGGAGTAACCTATTGGACGGATGGGAGCGATAGCAGGATCTTTTACAATGTGGGAAAAAAGATAATGGCTATTGAAGCCGGCACAGGTAAGCTGATCAGGAGCTTTGGGCATAATGGCTGGATTGATCTTTCAGAGCACCTGGGGCGGGATGCAGGCCCCAGCCCTTATGTTGTGGGTACCACTCCCGGTATTATTTATAAAGAACTGCTGATCGTTGGATCAAGGGTGTCAGAAACGGCTGATGCCGCCCCGGGCGATATACGCGCTTATGATGTGCGGAGCGGCAGCCTCCGCTGGACCTTTCACACCATTCCCCACCCCGGGGAAAAAGGCTATGAAACCTGGCCTGATAAAGAGGCCTGGAAAAAGCTAGGAGGCGCTAACTGCTGGGCCGGTATGTCGCTGGATGAGCAACGCAGAATTGTATATGTACCTACAGGCTCAATAGCGGGCGATTTTTATGGAGGGATCAGGCAGGGTACCAATCTTTTTGCAAACAGCATTATTGCCTTAGATGCTTTAACCGGCAGCTATCTCTGGCATTACCAGACCGTGCATCATGATCTTTGGGACCGGGATCTGCCCGCAAACCCCAACCTGGTAACGGTGGAGGTGAACGGGAAAAAGATCGCAGCATTGGCGCAGATCACCAAGCAGGGAACCATTTTTTTGCTGGACAGGACAAACGGTAAACCGGTTTTTGAAATAAAGGAAATGCCTGTTTCTACAAAGGGATTGCCGGGAGAGGAGCCCTGGCCCACACAGCCGGTGCCCACGCTGCCGGAGCCTTTTGCACGGCAGTATTTTACTGCCGCAGATATTTTTAGTACCGATGAAGCCGGTAAGGCGGATTTAGCTGAAAAGTTCGGTAAAATCAGGTATCATGAGCAATTCGATCCGCCTTCAAAGGAAGGAAGCTGGATCTTCCCGGGCTTTGACGGGGGCGGTGAATGGGGCGGAGCTGCGGTTGACCCGGAATCATCAGTTCTGTATGTGTTCAGCAGCGAGCTTCCCTGGTCGCTTACCATGACGGATATACCTGTGCAAAGCGCACCGGCCGGGGAACGTTTGTATAACCGGTATTGTGCTGCTTGTCACCGGCCCGACCTTCGGGGGGATGGCGCTTCATTTCCTTCGCTGGTAAATATTGCAGAACGGCTGACACCGGCAGTAATAAAAGGACTGATACGGCAGGGCCGTAACCGGATGCCTTCTTTTGCCAGTCTGCCGCCCGGAGAAATAGAGGCACTGGTTGCATATATTACGCATAAACAGGATAAGGAACCTGCATCGGATCCGCATGATCGTGCGCCGGGAGATTCCGGTAGTATACTGGATCAGGTTCCGTATATGATGACCGGCTACAACCAGTTTCTTGACAAAAACGGCTATCCCGGTATCCGGCCACCCTGGGGTACTTTAAATGCGGTGAATTTAAGCACTGGTAAACGGCTTTGGACGGTGCCGGTTGGGGAATACCCCGAACTTACCCGTAAAGGGATCCCGGTTACAGGAACAGAAGGATATGGCGGCCCGGTTGTTACAAAAGGCGGACTGGTATTTATTGCAGCATCCAGGGACAAAAAGATCCGCGCCTTTGACAAACGCAGCGGAAAACAGCTCTGGCAGGCGGACCTGCCGGCCGCGGGCTTTGCCACCCCCGCAACGTATATGGTGCAGGGCGTTCAGTACATCGTCATTGCCTGCGGTGGCGGCAAAATTGGCACAGTATCCGGAGATGAGTATGTAGCATTTGCACTAAAAAAATAA
- a CDS encoding cellulase family glycosylhydrolase yields MMKTCLTIAKSNTQTFFILGLLLIIFYGCSRQLKENLNVSGTSSGTGLPGPVATLATTADVLTLDATTGRLKKGGADYYGAGVNYYDAFYRVIINASHSDTSYKKGIRQLEARGIPFIRFSVLGYYPDDLNYYKNSEADYFLKLDSFVKFAGDHNVGLIPCFFWNHSTISDFVGEKVKAWAHLEEAGNKTNAFITTYIQKMVTRYGNNKTIWAWEFGNETNIKTDPAGMSFQQQKWLYPITSATGQGGIPATRSWDDTLHTTQLNAAYNKFQGLVRFFENQLGLPNRALFSGNTLSTWGAYSRYYGIWGADTKSALETMMLWQNGNLGTITIHPYLNNEGAASYNTSIGNIITGAKAKADAFNRALFIGEFGVQESYTGNKLQKFAEYLNAIRGSSVQLSALWVFDPLGGATGYMQDWAVTPSYRSYQLDSLEALNNYYRSLPH; encoded by the coding sequence ATGATGAAAACCTGTTTAACAATTGCAAAGAGCAATACACAAACTTTTTTTATTTTAGGATTGCTGCTTATCATTTTTTACGGTTGCAGCAGGCAGCTAAAGGAGAATCTGAATGTATCGGGAACCAGTTCGGGAACCGGATTGCCCGGCCCTGTAGCAACACTTGCCACAACGGCTGATGTACTTACCCTGGACGCGACTACCGGCAGGCTAAAGAAAGGAGGAGCTGATTACTACGGCGCCGGTGTAAATTATTATGATGCTTTTTACAGGGTTATTATAAATGCTTCGCATTCCGATACGTCTTATAAAAAAGGCATCCGGCAACTGGAAGCACGCGGCATCCCATTTATTCGCTTTAGTGTGCTTGGGTATTATCCCGATGATCTGAACTATTATAAAAATAGTGAAGCAGATTATTTTCTAAAGCTTGATTCGTTTGTAAAATTTGCAGGTGACCATAATGTAGGATTAATACCCTGTTTTTTCTGGAACCATTCCACTATTTCGGATTTTGTGGGTGAAAAAGTAAAGGCCTGGGCACATTTGGAAGAGGCAGGTAATAAGACAAATGCTTTTATTACAACCTACATACAAAAAATGGTAACCCGCTATGGAAATAACAAAACAATATGGGCATGGGAATTCGGCAATGAAACGAATATTAAAACGGATCCGGCAGGGATGAGCTTTCAGCAGCAAAAATGGCTATATCCGATCACCAGTGCTACCGGCCAGGGAGGCATACCTGCCACCCGCTCCTGGGATGATACCTTGCATACTACACAGCTAAATGCCGCATACAATAAGTTCCAGGGGTTGGTACGTTTTTTTGAAAATCAATTAGGACTGCCCAACCGTGCGCTATTCAGCGGGAATACGCTTTCTACATGGGGCGCGTATTCGCGTTATTACGGCATTTGGGGCGCAGATACAAAAAGCGCACTGGAAACGATGATGCTTTGGCAGAATGGAAACCTCGGAACCATTACGATCCATCCTTATCTTAATAACGAAGGGGCTGCTTCATACAACACGTCCATCGGAAATATTATTACCGGCGCCAAAGCAAAAGCAGATGCCTTTAACCGGGCCTTATTTATTGGCGAGTTTGGAGTGCAGGAATCCTATACAGGCAATAAATTGCAGAAATTTGCCGAATATCTTAATGCCATCAGGGGCTCCTCGGTTCAATTGTCCGCCTTGTGGGTATTTGACCCGCTGGGAGGCGCTACCGGCTATATGCAAGATTGGGCAGTAACTCCTTCTTACAGATCCTATCAGTTAGATTCATTAGAAGCGCTTAACAATTATTACCGGTCGCTGCCGCATTGA
- a CDS encoding FecR family protein yields MSSRFWFLLARKLAGEATLDEIRELEQLLLENPELAGRVELYTKYFNSRIPTAPSANARLEQQWQQQLDRLRGQGAPEDQVGPPDSKPLKKGRMLNPVLVFGLVALVAGLFGIFTVKQRQGALLPGNTPGAVTSKNERIETLLPDGSKVWLNKDSRLTFDKGFGKSNREIYLTGEAFFDVVHKAELPMIVHAGKVDVMVKGTAFNVCAYPGDNQVETALVRGSIELSARINGKKQRLLMKPNEKVTVHTGETPVQLRQQAPVPEFVLDTLAVEEQSGLIPEIAWIQNKMVFKNENFAELTEKMNKWFHARIIIEDTSLLKERFTGVFQNENLQEALEALRFTYGFNYSIQNNQVVITK; encoded by the coding sequence ATGTCTTCAAGATTTTGGTTTTTATTGGCAAGAAAGCTGGCTGGCGAGGCAACGCTTGATGAGATCAGGGAACTGGAACAGCTGCTGCTGGAAAACCCGGAACTGGCGGGCAGGGTTGAGTTATATACAAAATATTTCAATAGCCGGATACCAACAGCTCCTTCAGCTAATGCCAGGCTGGAGCAGCAATGGCAGCAGCAGCTTGACCGGTTGCGGGGGCAGGGCGCACCTGAAGATCAGGTAGGGCCGCCCGATAGCAAACCCCTTAAAAAGGGCAGGATGCTGAACCCTGTGCTGGTATTTGGTTTGGTTGCTTTGGTGGCAGGATTGTTTGGCATTTTTACTGTGAAGCAAAGACAGGGCGCATTGCTGCCGGGTAATACTCCCGGTGCTGTTACCTCAAAAAATGAGCGCATTGAAACGCTATTGCCGGATGGCAGCAAAGTGTGGCTGAATAAAGACAGCCGGCTTACGTTTGATAAGGGTTTTGGAAAAAGTAACCGGGAAATTTACCTTACAGGAGAGGCCTTTTTTGATGTGGTGCATAAAGCAGAACTGCCAATGATCGTTCATGCCGGAAAGGTGGATGTAATGGTAAAAGGTACTGCATTTAATGTATGCGCCTACCCGGGCGATAACCAGGTAGAAACCGCCCTGGTAAGAGGCTCCATTGAACTTTCGGCCCGTATCAATGGTAAAAAACAACGGCTTTTGATGAAGCCCAATGAAAAGGTGACCGTTCACACCGGTGAAACACCGGTTCAACTACGACAGCAGGCACCGGTTCCGGAATTTGTTCTGGATACGCTTGCCGTTGAAGAACAAAGCGGGCTGATTCCTGAAATTGCCTGGATCCAGAATAAAATGGTGTTTAAGAATGAAAATTTTGCAGAACTAACAGAGAAAATGAATAAGTGGTTTCATGCCAGAATTATCATAGAGGACACTTCCCTGTTAAAGGAGCGGTTTACCGGTGTCTTTCAGAATGAAAACCTTCAGGAGGCATTGGAAGCGCTGCGGTTCACTTACGGGTTTAATTATAGCATTCAGAACAATCAAGTAGTAATAACTAAATAG